The following are from one region of the Silene latifolia isolate original U9 population chromosome 9, ASM4854445v1, whole genome shotgun sequence genome:
- the LOC141599590 gene encoding uncharacterized protein LOC141599590 — protein sequence MASRSYFLFLMFVVISCFSSSNTNIVAARRLLDAPLPELPKITVPELPKPEIPELPKITVPELPKPELPELPKFEVPQLPKFEVPELPKITVPEFPKPEVPKLPNFEAPKLPVSELPKLDVHELPKPTLPELPKVEVPQLPKPEVPELPKPEIPELPKPEVPELPKPDLHELPKPVVPELPKPDVHELPKPVVPELPKPEVPELPKPDVPELPKLKVPELPKADLPKVPELPKLEVPELPKPEIPELPKPVVPEHPTKP from the coding sequence ATGGCTTCACGTTCTTATTTCCTGTTTCTAATGTTTGTTGTGATTTCCTGCTTCTCAAGCAGTAACACAAACATAGTGGCAGCTCGTCGCCTTTTAGATGCGCCCTTGCCTGAACTGCCCAAGATTACGGTGCCAGAGCTTCCTAAACCGGAGATTCCTGAGCTGCCAAAAATTACAGTGCCCGAGCTCCCTAAACCAGAGTTACCTGAACTGCCAAAGTTCGAGGTACCTCAACTACCTAAGTTCGAGGTGCCtgaacttccaaaaatcacggtTCCTGAGTTCCCAAAGCCTGAGGTGCCTAAATTGCCTAACTTTGAGGCACCAAAGCTGCCAGTGTCCGAACTACCTAAGCTTGACGTGCATGAACTTCCCAAGCCAACGTTGCCTGAGCTTCCTAAGGTAGAAGTGCCCCAGCTGCCTAAGCCTGAGGTGCCTGAATTGCCCAAACCCGAAATTCCTGAGCTTCCCAAGCCAGAAGTGCCCGAGCTCCCTAAACCCGATCTTCATGAGCTTCCCAAGCCAGTAGTGCCTGAGCTCCCTAAACCCGATGTTCATGAGCTTCCCAAGCCAGTAGTCCCAGAGCTACCTAAGCCAGAAGTTCCTGAGCTTCCTAAGCCAGACGTTCCTGAATTGCCCAAGCTCAAAGTGCCTGAGCTCCCTAAAGCCGACCTACCCAAGGTCCCTGAATTACCAAAGCTGGAGGTGCCTGAACTCCCTAAGCCTGAGATTCCGGAGTTGCCCAAACCTGTTGTGCCCGAGCACCCTACTAAGCCATGA
- the LOC141599589 gene encoding F-box protein CPR1-like — MWNNLPTEITNNILHRLPVKTLIKCTILSKSFLSLITSHDFISTHIAQYANSHLLLRYFTKDKQEIYRFDADDDTFSGFQTQGLLVPFLNYPDKCFTVAGCVNGVLCLVNDFGMEGTLIILWNPSIRKFVHVPRPIIVVQSYGPYQSVCGFGFDPISVDYKVVRLVQLDSGDGPSSETQVEVYSLKSGCWRVIGVGPCYSIKQCSTGYTPHFINGSVYWLGTPYAFPNCETVLLKFDMSTESFETIQLPSILQDTGLIFGGTSDFFINEYNGNLTLIKRNYNGEIKTCSAWLMKEDGVVKSWTKMFDFSIAKLHPCGMPRTFGFKKNGEVIMVKGGHDIFARHESETVIVSTDLVTHSMTTLSDIRVDCFSYYLSTYVETMVLFKEGKGIEQQTTQLDLLQLRKHDDLIGKRNPEECIT, encoded by the coding sequence ATGTGGAATAATTTGCCTACTGAAATCACTAATAACATCTTACATAGATTGCCTGTGAAAACCCTAATTAAATGCACTATTCTGTCCAAATCATTCCTCTCTTTAATCACCAGTCATGATTTTATCTCCACCCATATTGCACAATATGCCAATTCCCACTTGTTACTTCGTTATTTTACCAAAGACAAACAAGAAATTTACCGTTTTGATGCTGACGATGACACTTTTTCCGGCTTCCAAACTCAAGGCTTGCTTGTCCCTTTCCTTAATTATCCCGATAAGTGCTTTACTGTGGCGGGTTGTGTAAACGGTGTTCTTTGCTTAGTTAATGATTTTGGCATGGAAGGTACTCTTATTATACTTTGGAACCCTTCTATCAGGAAGTTTGTTCATGTTCCACGGCCTATAATTGTAGTTCAAAGTTATGGTCCGTATCAGTCTGTTTGTGGCTTCGGGTTTGATCCTATTTCGGTTGATTACAAGGTTGTTCGACTCGTACAACTGGATAGTGGTGATGGGCCAAGCTCGGAAACGCAAGTTGAGGTCTATAGTCTGAAATCCGGGTGCTGGAGGGTTATCGGTGTCGGTCCTTGCTACTCAATTAAGCAGTGCAGCACCGGGTATACCCCTCATTTCATTAATGGCTCTGTTTATTGGCTTGGCACGCCTTATGCGTTTCCAAATTGTGAAACTGTGCTCCTCAAATTTGATATGTCTACAGAGAGTTTCGAGACCATACAACTGCCTAGTATTTTACAAGACACCGGGTTAATATTTGGAGGGACCTCGGACTTTTTTATCAATGAGTATAATGGAAATTTAACTTTGATTAAGCGGAACTACAATGGTGAAATTAAGACTTGTAGTGCATGGCTTATGAAAGAAGATGGGGTCGTTAAATCTTGGACGAAGATGTTTGATTTCAGTATTGCTAAGTTACATCCATGTGGCATGCCAAGGACTTTTGGTTTTAAAAAGAATGGGGAAGTTATCATGGTGAAGGGTGGTCATGATATTTTTGCCCGACACGAAAGTGAGACTGTCATCGTTTCAACTGATCTAGTAACACACAGCATGACAACATTAAGCGACATACGTGTAGATTGTTTCTCATATTATTTGTCTACTTATGTAGAGACCATGGTATTGTTTAAGGAAGGAAAAGGAATTGAACAACAAACCACCCAGTTGGATTTGTTACAACTAAGAAAACATGATGATTTGATAGGGAAAAGAAACCCAGAGGAATGCATTACATAG